Proteins from one Streptomyces sp. NBC_00390 genomic window:
- a CDS encoding ribonuclease J, giving the protein MSHPHPELGAPPKLPKGGLRVTPLGGLGEIGRNMTVFEYDGRLLIVDCGVLFPEEEQPGIDLILPDFTTIRDRLDDVEGIVLTHGHEDHIGGVPFLLRLKPDIPLIGSKLTLALIEAKLQEHRIRPYTLEVSEGQRERIGAFECEFIAVNHSIPDALAVAIRTPAGMVVHTGDFKMDQLPMDGRLTDLHAFARLSEEGIDLLLSDSTNAEVPGFVPPEKDISNVLRTVFANAQKRIIVASFASHVHRIQQILDAAHEYGRRVAFVGRSMVRNMGIARDLGYLKVPAGLVVDVKTLDDLPDHEVVLVCTGSQGEPMAALSRMANRDHQIRIVQGDTVILASSLIPGNENAVYRVINGLTRWGANVIHKGNAKVHVSGHASAGELLYFYNICKPKNLMPVHGEWRHLRANAELGALTGVPKDHIVIAEDGVVVDLVDGKARIVGKVQAGYVYVDGLSVGDVTEASLKDRRILGDEGIISVFVVVDSATGKIVGGANIHARGSGIEDSAFDVVIPKIEEAIHKSAADGVSEPHQLQQLIRRSVGKWVSDTYRRRPMILPVVVEV; this is encoded by the coding sequence TTGAGTCATCCGCATCCCGAACTCGGCGCGCCTCCCAAACTGCCCAAGGGCGGCCTGCGCGTCACCCCGCTCGGCGGCCTCGGGGAAATCGGCCGCAACATGACGGTCTTCGAATACGACGGCCGACTGCTCATCGTCGACTGCGGCGTCCTCTTCCCGGAGGAGGAGCAGCCAGGAATCGACCTGATCCTGCCTGACTTCACCACCATCCGGGACCGCCTCGACGACGTCGAGGGCATCGTGCTCACGCACGGCCACGAGGACCACATCGGCGGCGTCCCCTTCCTGCTCCGGCTGAAGCCCGACATCCCGCTCATCGGCTCCAAGCTGACCCTCGCGCTGATCGAGGCCAAGCTCCAGGAGCACCGCATCCGCCCGTACACCCTCGAGGTGAGCGAGGGGCAGCGCGAGCGCATCGGCGCCTTCGAATGCGAGTTCATCGCCGTCAACCACTCCATCCCCGACGCCCTGGCCGTCGCCATCCGCACCCCCGCGGGCATGGTCGTCCACACGGGCGACTTCAAGATGGACCAGCTCCCGATGGACGGGCGCCTCACCGACCTGCACGCGTTCGCGCGGCTCAGCGAGGAGGGCATCGACCTCCTCCTGTCCGACTCGACGAACGCCGAGGTCCCGGGCTTCGTTCCGCCCGAGAAGGACATCTCCAACGTCCTGCGGACCGTCTTCGCTAACGCCCAGAAGCGCATCATCGTGGCCAGCTTCGCGAGCCACGTCCACCGCATCCAGCAGATCCTCGACGCCGCGCACGAGTACGGCCGCCGTGTGGCCTTCGTCGGCCGCTCGATGGTCCGGAACATGGGCATCGCGCGCGACCTCGGCTATCTGAAGGTCCCGGCCGGCCTGGTCGTGGACGTCAAGACGCTGGACGACCTTCCCGATCATGAGGTCGTGCTCGTCTGCACGGGCTCGCAGGGCGAGCCCATGGCGGCTCTGTCCCGGATGGCCAACCGCGACCACCAGATCCGAATCGTCCAGGGCGACACGGTGATCCTGGCGTCGTCCCTGATCCCGGGCAACGAGAACGCGGTCTACCGCGTGATCAACGGCCTGACCCGCTGGGGCGCGAACGTCATCCACAAGGGCAACGCCAAGGTCCATGTCTCGGGCCATGCGTCGGCCGGCGAGCTGCTGTACTTCTACAACATCTGCAAGCCGAAGAACCTGATGCCGGTCCACGGCGAGTGGCGCCATCTGCGCGCCAACGCCGAGCTCGGCGCGCTGACCGGTGTTCCCAAGGACCACATCGTCATCGCCGAGGACGGAGTGGTCGTCGACCTCGTCGACGGCAAGGCCAGGATCGTGGGCAAGGTCCAGGCCGGCTATGTGTACGTCGACGGCCTCTCGGTCGGCGATGTCACCGAGGCCTCCCTCAAGGACCGCCGCATCCTCGGCGACGAGGGCATCATCTCGGTGTTCGTGGTGGTCGATTCCGCGACCGGCAAGATCGTCGGCGGGGCGAACATCCACGCACGGGGCTCCGGCATCGAGGACTCCGCGTTCGACGTGGTGATTCCGAAGATCGAGGAAGCCATCCACAAGTCCGCTGCTGACGGCGTGTCCGAGCCCCACCAGCTGCAGCAGCTGATCCGCCGATCGGTCGGCAAGTGGGTCTCCGACACCTACCGGCGACGCCCGATGATCCTCCCCGTCGTCGTCGAGGTCTGA
- the dapA gene encoding 4-hydroxy-tetrahydrodipicolinate synthase: MAPISTPQTPFGRVLTAMVTPFTADGGLDLAGAQRLAAHLVDAGNDGLIINGTTGESPTTSDVEKDQLVRAVLEAVGDRAHVVAGIGTNDTRHSIELARAAERAGAHGLLAVTPYYNKPPQEGLLRHFSAIADSTGLPVMLYDIPGRSGVPIDTETIVRLADHPRIVANKDAKGDLGRASWAIARSGLAWYSGDDMLNLPLLSVGAVGFVSVVGHVVTPELRALLDAHLNGDVQKATEIHQKLLPVFTGMFRTQGVITTKAALALQGLPAGPLRLPLVELSPEETAQLKIDLAAGGVQL, from the coding sequence ATGGCTCCGATCTCCACTCCGCAGACCCCCTTCGGGAGGGTCCTCACCGCCATGGTCACGCCTTTCACGGCGGACGGCGGACTCGACCTCGCGGGCGCCCAGCGACTGGCCGCGCATCTGGTCGACGCAGGCAACGACGGCCTGATCATCAACGGCACCACCGGTGAGTCGCCCACCACCAGCGACGTGGAGAAAGACCAGCTCGTACGGGCCGTACTCGAAGCGGTCGGAGACCGGGCCCATGTCGTCGCCGGCATCGGCACGAACGACACCCGTCACAGCATCGAGCTCGCACGCGCCGCGGAACGCGCCGGCGCACACGGCCTGCTCGCCGTGACGCCGTACTACAACAAGCCCCCGCAGGAGGGCCTGCTCCGTCACTTCTCGGCCATCGCGGACTCCACCGGGCTCCCGGTGATGCTGTACGACATCCCCGGCCGCAGCGGCGTCCCGATCGACACCGAGACGATCGTCCGCCTCGCCGACCACCCGCGGATCGTCGCCAACAAGGACGCCAAGGGCGACCTGGGCCGCGCCAGCTGGGCCATCGCCCGCAGCGGCCTCGCCTGGTACTCCGGCGACGACATGCTCAACCTCCCGCTGCTCTCCGTCGGCGCGGTCGGCTTCGTCTCGGTCGTCGGCCATGTCGTCACCCCGGAGCTGCGAGCCCTTCTCGACGCCCACCTCAACGGTGACGTCCAGAAGGCGACCGAGATCCACCAGAAGCTGCTCCCCGTCTTCACCGGGATGTTCCGCACCCAGGGGGTCATCACCACCAAGGCCGCGCTGGCCCTCCAGGGCCTGCCCGCCGGTCCGTTGCGCCTGCCTCTGGTGGAGCTCTCCCCGGAGGAAACCGCCCAGCTCAAGATCGACCTGGCGGCCGGCGGGGTACAGCTCTGA
- the thyX gene encoding FAD-dependent thymidylate synthase has translation MLDTPTEIKPSFRSDVTVELVKHTAGDSDVLWAARVSTAGEQSLEELSKDPERSKGLINYLMRDRHGSPFEHNSMTFFISAPIFVFREFMRHRAGWSYNEESGRYRRLEPVFYIPDAERKLVQEGRPGKYVFVEGTQAQQELTGRVMQDSYRQAYEAYQEMLDAGVAREVARSVLPVGLYSSMYATCNARSLMHFLGLRTQHEDARVPSFPQREIEMVGERMEQQWAKLMPLTYAAFNANGRVAP, from the coding sequence GTGCTCGACACCCCCACCGAGATCAAGCCGAGCTTCCGCAGCGATGTCACCGTCGAGCTGGTGAAGCACACTGCGGGAGACTCCGACGTACTGTGGGCCGCCCGTGTGTCCACGGCAGGTGAGCAGTCGCTCGAAGAGCTCTCGAAGGACCCGGAGCGCTCCAAGGGCCTCATCAATTACCTGATGCGCGACCGCCACGGCAGCCCATTCGAGCACAACTCGATGACCTTCTTCATCAGCGCCCCGATCTTCGTCTTCCGCGAGTTCATGCGGCACCGTGCCGGCTGGTCGTACAACGAGGAGTCCGGCCGCTACCGCCGGCTGGAGCCCGTCTTCTACATCCCGGACGCCGAGCGCAAGCTCGTCCAGGAGGGCCGCCCCGGGAAGTACGTCTTCGTGGAGGGCACCCAGGCGCAGCAGGAGCTCACCGGCCGCGTCATGCAGGACTCGTACCGTCAGGCGTACGAGGCGTACCAGGAGATGCTCGACGCGGGTGTGGCCCGCGAGGTGGCCCGCTCGGTCCTCCCGGTCGGCCTCTACTCCTCCATGTACGCCACCTGCAACGCCCGCTCGCTGATGCACTTCCTCGGCCTGAGGACGCAGCACGAGGATGCCAGGGTCCCTTCCTTCCCGCAGCGCGAGATCGAGATGGTCGGCGAGAGGATGGAGCAGCAGTGGGCAAAGCTCATGCCGCTCACCTACGCCGCCTTCAACGCCAACGGTCGCGTCGCCCCGTAG
- the dapB gene encoding 4-hydroxy-tetrahydrodipicolinate reductase: MSKLRVAVLGAQGRIGSEAVRAVEAADDMELVAALGRDDKLETLVESGAQVVVELTVPASVMGNLDFCVRHGMHAVVGTTGWTDERLAQLRASLTASPGTGVLIAPNFSIGAVLTMKFAQQAARYFESVEVVELHHPNKADAPSGTATRTAQLIAAARAEAGCAPQPDATVSALDGARGADVDGVPVHAVRLRGLLAHQEVLLGGEGETLTIRHDSLHHSSFMPGILLGVRRVVSTPGLTFGLENFLDLG, from the coding sequence ATGAGCAAGCTGCGCGTGGCCGTTCTGGGTGCCCAGGGCCGAATCGGCTCCGAGGCCGTACGGGCCGTCGAGGCCGCCGACGACATGGAACTGGTCGCTGCCCTCGGCCGGGACGACAAGCTGGAGACCCTCGTGGAGTCCGGCGCCCAGGTCGTCGTCGAGCTGACCGTCCCGGCGTCGGTGATGGGCAACCTCGACTTCTGCGTACGCCACGGGATGCACGCGGTCGTCGGCACCACGGGCTGGACCGACGAACGCCTCGCGCAGCTCCGTGCCTCGCTCACCGCCTCGCCCGGGACTGGGGTGCTCATCGCACCCAACTTCTCCATCGGCGCCGTTCTCACCATGAAGTTCGCCCAGCAGGCTGCGCGCTACTTCGAGTCCGTCGAGGTCGTCGAACTGCACCACCCGAACAAGGCCGATGCCCCGAGCGGCACCGCGACCCGCACCGCCCAGCTCATCGCCGCTGCCCGTGCGGAGGCCGGCTGCGCGCCGCAGCCCGACGCCACCGTCTCCGCCCTGGACGGCGCACGCGGCGCCGACGTCGACGGCGTCCCCGTGCACGCGGTGCGGCTGCGCGGCCTCCTGGCCCATCAGGAGGTCCTGCTCGGCGGCGAGGGCGAGACCCTGACCATCAGGCACGACTCTCTGCACCACAGCAGCTTCATGCCCGGCATCCTGCTCGGCGTGCGCCGTGTGGTGTCCACTCCCGGCCTCACGTTCGGCCTGGAAAACTTCCTCGACCTGGGCTGA
- a CDS encoding M16 family metallopeptidase — translation MTSRSSRTTARTSSEARAVARTQTLLPGKDGIGTVRRTTLPGGLRIVTESLPSVRSATFGIWANVGSRDETPSLGGATHYLEHLLFKGTHKRSALDISSAIDAVGGEMNAFTAKEYTCYYARVLDTDLPLAIDVVCDMLTGSLILQEDVDAERGVILEEIAMTEDDPGDCVHDLFAHTMFGDTPLGRPVLGTVDTVNALGADRVRRFYKKHYDPTHLVVAAAGNIDHQTVVRQVRRAFEQAGALSRTDAVPTPPRDGHRALRTAGRVDLQSRRTEQAHVVLGMPGLARTDERRWALGVLNTALGGGMSSRLFQEVREKRGLAYSVYSYTSGFADTGLFGVYAGCRPSQVHDVLKICRDELDRVASEGLADDEISRAVGQLSGSTVLGLEDTGALMNRIGKSELCWGSQMSVDEMLARISAVTPDEVRAVARDVLGQRPSLSVIGPLKDKQADRLHEAVS, via the coding sequence GTGACGTCCCGTAGTTCCAGGACGACGGCCCGCACCTCCTCGGAGGCGCGGGCCGTCGCCCGTACCCAAACACTTCTCCCCGGCAAGGACGGCATCGGTACGGTCCGTCGCACCACGCTTCCCGGCGGACTGCGTATCGTCACCGAGTCCCTGCCCTCCGTGCGCTCCGCCACCTTCGGGATCTGGGCGAACGTCGGCTCACGCGACGAGACGCCCTCACTCGGCGGCGCCACGCACTACCTCGAGCACCTCCTGTTCAAGGGCACGCACAAGCGCTCCGCCCTCGACATCTCGTCCGCGATCGACGCGGTCGGCGGCGAGATGAACGCCTTCACGGCGAAGGAGTACACCTGCTACTACGCACGGGTGCTCGACACCGATCTGCCGCTCGCCATCGACGTGGTCTGCGACATGCTCACCGGCTCGCTGATCCTGCAGGAGGACGTCGACGCCGAGCGGGGCGTGATTCTCGAAGAGATCGCGATGACCGAGGACGACCCGGGCGACTGCGTGCACGACCTGTTCGCGCACACCATGTTCGGCGACACCCCGCTGGGCCGTCCGGTCCTCGGCACCGTCGACACGGTCAACGCACTCGGCGCGGACCGTGTCCGCCGCTTCTACAAGAAGCACTACGACCCGACCCACCTCGTCGTCGCAGCAGCGGGCAACATCGACCACCAGACGGTCGTACGACAGGTCCGCCGCGCCTTCGAGCAGGCCGGCGCCCTGTCCCGTACGGACGCGGTCCCCACCCCGCCCCGGGACGGACACCGTGCCCTGCGCACCGCGGGCCGCGTCGACCTGCAAAGCCGCAGGACCGAGCAGGCACACGTCGTGCTCGGCATGCCGGGCCTCGCCCGCACCGACGAGCGCCGCTGGGCGCTCGGCGTGCTGAACACCGCGCTCGGCGGCGGTATGTCCTCGCGGCTGTTCCAGGAGGTCCGGGAGAAGCGCGGTCTCGCCTACAGCGTGTACTCGTACACCTCGGGCTTCGCCGACACCGGCCTGTTCGGCGTCTACGCGGGCTGCCGCCCGAGCCAGGTCCACGACGTCCTCAAGATCTGCCGCGACGAGCTCGACCGGGTCGCCTCCGAGGGCCTCGCGGACGACGAGATCAGCCGCGCCGTCGGCCAGCTCTCCGGTTCCACCGTGCTGGGCCTGGAGGACACGGGCGCGCTGATGAACCGCATCGGCAAGAGCGAACTGTGCTGGGGCTCGCAGATGTCGGTCGACGAGATGCTCGCCCGCATATCCGCGGTCACCCCCGACGAGGTACGCGCGGTGGCCCGCGACGTACTGGGACAGCGCCCGTCGCTGTCGGTGATCGGCCCGCTCAAGGACAAGCAGGCGGACCGCCTCCACGAAGCGGTCTCCTAA
- a CDS encoding polyribonucleotide nucleotidyltransferase, translating into MENETHYAEAVIDNGTFGTRTIRFETGRLAKQAAGSAVAYLDDDTMVLSATTASKKPKDQLDFFPLTVDVEERMYAAGKIPGSFFRREGRPSEDAILTCRLIDRPLRPSFKKGLRNEIQIVETIMALNPDHLYDVVAINAASCSTQLAGLPFSGPIGGTRVALIKGQWVAFPTHTELEDAVFDMVVAGRVLEDGDVAIMMVEAEATEKTIELVKGGAEAPTEEVVAAGLEAAKPFIKVLCKAQSDLAAKAAKPTGDFPVFLDYQDDVLEALTAAVKGELAQALTIAGKQEREAELDRIKEIAAEKLLPQFEGREKEISGAYRALTKKLVRERVIKEKVRIDGRGVTDIRTLAAEVEAIPRVHGSALFERGETQILGVTTLNMLRMEQQLDTLSPVTRKRYMHNYNFPPYSVGETGRVGSPKRREIGHGALAERAIVPVLPSREEFPYAIRQVSEALGSNGSTSMGSVCASTMSLLNAGVPLKAPVAGIAMGLISQEIDGETHYVALTDILGAEDAFGDMDFKVAGTKTFVTALQLDTKLDGIPASVLAAALKQARDARLHILDVMNEAIDVPDEMSPNAPRIITVKIPVDKIGEVIGPKGKMINQIQEDTGADITIEDDGTIYIGAADGPAAEAARATINGIANPTMPEVGERYLGTVVKTTTFGAFVSLLPGKDGLLHISQIRKLAGGKRVENVEDVVAVGSKVQVEIAEIDSRGKLSLIPVIEGEESSDPETKDDAAK; encoded by the coding sequence GTGGAGAACGAGACCCACTACGCCGAGGCCGTCATTGACAACGGCACTTTCGGCACCCGCACCATCCGCTTCGAGACGGGCCGCCTGGCCAAGCAGGCCGCCGGCTCCGCCGTGGCGTACCTGGACGACGACACCATGGTGCTGTCGGCCACCACGGCTTCCAAGAAGCCGAAGGACCAGCTCGACTTCTTCCCCCTGACGGTGGACGTCGAGGAGCGGATGTACGCAGCCGGTAAGATCCCCGGCTCCTTCTTCCGTCGTGAGGGCCGGCCCTCCGAGGACGCGATCCTCACCTGCCGCCTGATCGACCGCCCGCTGCGCCCGTCCTTCAAGAAGGGCCTGCGCAATGAGATCCAGATCGTCGAGACGATCATGGCGCTCAACCCCGACCACCTGTACGACGTGGTCGCGATCAACGCCGCCTCCTGCTCCACGCAGCTGGCCGGCCTGCCCTTCTCCGGCCCGATCGGCGGCACCCGTGTCGCCCTGATCAAGGGCCAGTGGGTCGCCTTCCCGACGCACACCGAACTCGAGGACGCCGTCTTCGACATGGTGGTCGCCGGTCGCGTCCTGGAGGACGGCGACGTCGCGATCATGATGGTCGAGGCCGAGGCCACCGAGAAGACGATCGAGCTTGTCAAGGGCGGCGCCGAGGCGCCGACCGAGGAGGTCGTCGCCGCAGGTCTCGAGGCTGCCAAGCCCTTCATCAAGGTCCTGTGCAAGGCTCAGTCGGACCTCGCCGCCAAGGCTGCCAAGCCGACCGGCGACTTCCCGGTCTTCCTCGACTACCAGGACGACGTCCTGGAGGCGCTGACTGCCGCTGTCAAGGGTGAGCTCGCCCAGGCGCTGACCATTGCCGGCAAGCAGGAGCGCGAGGCCGAGCTCGACCGCATCAAGGAGATCGCCGCCGAGAAGCTGCTCCCGCAGTTCGAGGGCCGCGAGAAGGAGATCTCCGGTGCCTACCGCGCGCTGACCAAGAAGCTGGTCCGCGAACGCGTCATCAAGGAGAAGGTCCGCATCGACGGCCGTGGCGTCACGGACATCCGTACGCTCGCCGCCGAGGTCGAGGCCATCCCGCGCGTGCACGGCTCGGCTCTGTTCGAGCGTGGCGAGACCCAGATCCTGGGCGTCACCACCCTCAACATGCTCCGTATGGAGCAGCAGCTGGACACCCTCTCCCCGGTGACCCGCAAGCGCTACATGCACAACTACAACTTCCCGCCGTACTCCGTCGGTGAGACCGGCCGCGTGGGCTCGCCCAAGCGCCGCGAGATCGGCCACGGTGCGCTCGCCGAGCGCGCCATCGTGCCGGTGCTGCCGTCGCGCGAGGAGTTCCCGTACGCGATCCGCCAGGTCTCCGAGGCGCTGGGCTCCAACGGCTCGACGTCCATGGGCTCGGTCTGCGCCTCCACCATGTCGCTGCTGAACGCCGGTGTGCCGCTCAAGGCCCCCGTCGCCGGTATCGCCATGGGTCTGATCTCCCAGGAGATCGACGGCGAGACGCACTACGTCGCCCTCACCGACATCCTCGGTGCGGAGGACGCCTTCGGTGACATGGACTTCAAGGTCGCCGGTACGAAGACCTTCGTCACCGCGCTCCAGCTCGACACCAAGCTCGACGGCATCCCCGCCTCGGTCCTGGCCGCCGCGCTGAAGCAGGCCCGCGACGCCCGCCTCCACATCCTCGACGTGATGAACGAGGCCATCGACGTCCCGGACGAGATGTCCCCGAACGCCCCGCGGATCATCACGGTCAAGATCCCGGTGGACAAGATCGGTGAGGTCATCGGCCCCAAGGGCAAGATGATCAACCAGATCCAGGAGGACACCGGCGCCGACATCACGATCGAGGACGACGGCACCATCTACATCGGTGCCGCCGACGGGCCGGCCGCCGAGGCCGCCCGCGCCACGATCAACGGCATCGCCAACCCGACCATGCCGGAGGTCGGCGAGCGCTACCTGGGCACGGTCGTCAAGACGACCACCTTCGGTGCGTTCGTGTCCCTGCTCCCGGGCAAGGACGGCCTGCTGCACATCTCGCAGATCCGCAAGCTTGCCGGCGGCAAGCGCGTGGAGAACGTCGAGGACGTCGTCGCCGTGGGCTCCAAGGTCCAGGTCGAGATCGCCGAGATCGACTCCCGCGGCAAGCTCTCCCTGATCCCCGTGATCGAGGGCGAAGAGAGCTCGGACCCCGAGACGAAGGACGACGCCGCCAAGTGA
- the rpsO gene encoding 30S ribosomal protein S15 gives MSLDAATKKQLIAEFGTKEGDTGSPEVQVAMLSRRISDLTEHLKTHKHDHHSRRGLLILVGQRRRLLQYLAKKDIQRFRTLVDRLGIRRGAAGGAK, from the coding sequence GTGTCTCTCGACGCCGCCACGAAGAAGCAGCTCATCGCCGAGTTCGGCACCAAGGAGGGCGACACCGGCTCCCCCGAGGTCCAGGTCGCGATGCTCTCCCGCCGTATCTCGGACCTGACCGAGCACCTCAAGACCCACAAGCACGACCACCACTCCCGTCGTGGTCTGCTGATCCTGGTCGGCCAGCGCCGCCGCCTGCTGCAGTACCTGGCCAAGAAGGACATCCAGCGCTTCCGTACCCTGGTCGACCGCCTCGGCATCCGCCGTGGCGCGGCCGGCGGTGCCAAGTAA
- the eccD gene encoding type VII secretion integral membrane protein EccD, translating to MTAPAAPTGAGQPAPATPSSGGTGFCRVTVVAPDGRVDVALPEDIPVADLYPELLRLSGQSPAPGAPVGYHLVRRDGTVLDGSRSLAAQRILDGELLSLRPFAESLPPAVFDDVSDAVASAVARDRTLWTDSLMRGAGLFGGSVLLVLVAFVLWSADPRHDMHGLPGILAAVTGVLLLALAGVRARVYDDRGSAVALGIGAMANAAVAGAGLLAPAEGQGIGRLQFLLACAAVLVVAVILMIVAPAGDGPFVAFVFAAGIGLLVTFVAILTKLEPTETAAACSPLAVGALAFLPGLSTRFARLPIGFEPPRTSVGDYGSDPEPQGPVDGERIAAQARRGHELLVGLVGGCALVAVGSSAVLGFSDNVWGQLLALATGVAMLMRAHLFRYTAQVGCALAAGLGSLALLGLGLCLNPPAALMRDALRGDSAALDIRTIWLAAAVAGIAALIIAIGLIVPRKGVTPFWGRFLEIAEAFVLLTLIPLCLAVFDVYHSIRALTS from the coding sequence ATGACGGCCCCAGCCGCGCCCACCGGAGCCGGCCAGCCGGCTCCCGCGACTCCGTCCAGCGGCGGCACCGGCTTCTGCCGGGTCACGGTCGTCGCGCCGGACGGGCGCGTCGACGTGGCACTGCCCGAGGACATCCCCGTCGCGGACCTCTACCCGGAGCTCCTGCGCCTGTCCGGACAGAGCCCGGCACCGGGCGCTCCCGTCGGCTACCACCTGGTGCGCCGCGACGGCACCGTGCTCGACGGCTCCCGTTCGCTCGCCGCCCAGCGGATCCTCGACGGCGAACTGCTCTCCCTGCGGCCCTTCGCCGAGTCGCTGCCGCCGGCCGTCTTCGACGATGTCTCCGATGCCGTCGCCTCCGCGGTCGCCCGCGACCGCACGCTGTGGACCGACAGCCTGATGCGCGGCGCCGGGCTCTTCGGCGGTTCGGTCCTGCTGGTGCTGGTCGCCTTCGTCCTGTGGAGCGCCGACCCGCGGCACGACATGCACGGCCTGCCGGGCATCCTGGCGGCCGTCACCGGCGTCCTGCTGCTCGCCCTGGCCGGCGTGCGCGCCCGGGTGTACGACGACCGCGGCTCGGCCGTCGCTCTGGGTATCGGTGCCATGGCCAATGCCGCTGTGGCCGGCGCCGGTCTTCTTGCGCCGGCGGAGGGGCAGGGCATCGGCAGGCTGCAGTTCCTGCTCGCCTGCGCCGCCGTCCTCGTCGTGGCCGTGATCCTCATGATCGTCGCGCCGGCCGGGGACGGCCCCTTCGTGGCGTTCGTCTTCGCTGCCGGCATCGGCCTGCTGGTGACCTTCGTCGCCATCCTGACCAAGCTGGAGCCGACCGAGACCGCCGCGGCGTGCTCGCCGCTCGCCGTGGGCGCCCTCGCCTTTTTGCCCGGCCTCTCCACACGCTTCGCCCGCCTTCCTATCGGCTTCGAGCCGCCCCGGACCTCCGTCGGTGACTACGGGTCCGACCCCGAGCCCCAGGGGCCCGTCGACGGCGAGCGCATCGCCGCCCAGGCACGGCGCGGCCACGAGCTGCTGGTGGGCCTCGTCGGCGGCTGCGCCCTCGTCGCCGTCGGATCCTCGGCGGTGCTCGGCTTCTCGGACAACGTGTGGGGCCAGCTGCTGGCTCTCGCCACCGGCGTCGCCATGCTGATGCGCGCCCACCTCTTCCGCTACACGGCCCAGGTCGGCTGCGCCCTCGCGGCGGGTCTCGGCTCCCTCGCGCTGCTCGGGCTGGGGCTGTGCCTGAACCCTCCGGCGGCACTGATGCGCGACGCCCTGAGGGGCGACAGCGCGGCTCTCGACATCCGTACGATCTGGCTGGCCGCCGCTGTCGCCGGAATCGCTGCGCTGATCATCGCCATCGGGCTGATCGTGCCGCGCAAGGGTGTCACGCCGTTCTGGGGGCGTTTCCTGGAGATCGCCGAGGCGTTCGTGCTGCTGACGCTCATCCCCCTGTGCCTCGCCGTGTTCGACGTCTACCACTCGATCCGGGCGCTGACGTCCTGA